The Carassius auratus strain Wakin chromosome 19, ASM336829v1, whole genome shotgun sequence genomic sequence tgtatattttatgtcattttatattttaattgaatgtaatttttactatttatatatatatatatatatatatatatatatatatatatatatatatatatatatatatatatatatatatatatatatatatatatatatatattaaataagtatatgtatataagtACATAATGTTACCAGTACTCTGgtaatgtaaagtttttttgcTTAACATTACCAAAGCGTAATTCTGCGTAATCTGTGAGGGAGGGTTTAGGGGCCAAAATAAAGGGAGTATAAGAAACATGATGCAACTCCTGACCTCTTCTTTAAGAATCAGTTAAATCACCATAAGTGTAAACAGTTGTTTGACATGAGTTCAAAAGTTAGCTTAGACTtttgaaatcataaaaaagtattttacgaAAAATACCAATCATGAAAACCTCTTTTAAACAACCTCACCAGAAGGTGCCCTCTTGATCACCAAGCCATGAAATTTGCCACCAGTTGCATAAGACACACTGAGCTTCATTCAAAACCATACGAATCCTAAAACACAGAATATAAAGAGAAATGTTCCTACAAAATGTTTGATACTAAAAGAATAATTAGTATATTTTATCTTTATCCTTCGTATTTTGCAATGTAACCACACATTGCTCAGTATAATTAAACCCAGAATATTACTTCTGAAATTGCTATCAAAGTAAATTATCCAAAAGGACTGCATTTAAAAGAAGAGAAAGACTTCCTTTGCAACAGGGATGCATAAATTCGCAAGTATGATTGTGTTGTCATATCTTGGCATGTGTGTGTTAAGAAGGGCGGGAGCCACTGTGCTTCTCAGGAAGGGCAGGGAGTGGTGGAGCACTTATCTCGCTCTGCTTCCCTCTCTCACCCAGGCCTATCATCCTCCACCCGCCCGTTCACACCACACGCAACCCTGCGCTCAAACGTTCACACCTCACCACTGCTGCAAGACAACATAGATAAATGCACTGACTTCAAACACATGTTAATCACAATTCGGGCTCTGAGACAGACACTTTTATGGCCGACCATTAAAGGCCTAAACATGAACTCTATGTCATCTAAGAACAGGAGCACAATTGAAAGTGATGATTATAGTGTTGTTTGAAGGACCTCTTTGATTCCGGTGCTACTGCCCATTTCAGGTGATATCCCAGGCATTTTGTGATCTAATCACTCAAAACACATTAGAAGGAAGCCGGAAACACTTGTGGACTTCATTGCGTTAGTAGTGTAAATGACTCTCTATTCATCTGTCAATCAGCCACTTCTTAAAAAACTTGGGTGTTAACCTTTGCCAGCTAGTTatgtttacacagaaaaacaatcaGCTGATCAAAAGACTTGTCATGAAACATCTCAGATATCTATCTACACGCATGTGACACATAATTCGGATTtagataaaatgcataaatgtggaAGCATTTTCAAGGTTTAGTCATAGTTGCTGAAAATGTCATGTTTGGTTGGTGCTGATAGCATAGTGGGCAGTGAGCCGACACCATTGCCTTATGGGCGTTGTGCGATAGGTTGCGATACACTGATCAAATTGATTCTTTTCCTTTCAAAAATTTGAGACTGGtatgaattttaaatgtttaaatgttcaaggctgcattcatttgatcaaaaatacagtaaaactgttattttgtgaaatagtattaccatttttttaaataattgatttcttttaaatatatttttaagttcaaaagcctatttatttgaaaaataaataatttgtgacATTCTGTCTTTTCTGTCAATTTTGATCACTGtaatgctgaataaatgtactaatttattttaaaaacaatgttactaGCCCCCAaattttgaatgctagtgtacaTATATAGTCATAAAATGAGAAAATTTGCCCTTGTTGAAATCATTTCATagctttgcatttaaaatatatgtaaacacCAAGTTTAAACGGCATTAAATCTTGGTAAACCAATAGTGACTTCTACTTTAAaacttgtaacatttaaattgacTGCTTTCAGTTATacacaattatttgaaatacatatttGCCTCATTATTCAGAATCATTCATGATCTATTCTGTCATATCTTCTCATGTATCACCATATTGTGTCAACACAACATGTAGCCAATAGAATGAGAAAATATATAAACTTGGTCATTAGAAACATTTATCTCCAAGTCACGGGAACTTTAATTACAGTAAACATCTGCTGTGCATAAACATTTAGTGTTCCAGATTGGTTCTACATTCCCAAATGGCCTTAATGATGGCCTGGAGCAACTTTTATGACTGTAAGCTAGAGTTTTACAAGCATAAGTGGCTCTTTTATGACCCAGTGCAGAGACAAGCAGGACGCCCGGTGAAGGGAGTGTTCAGTGCCATGTCCTGACTCAGCGTGTTCTAGGGTGGAGCGAACAGGAAGCCTGCTCTGATTTCTGATCTCCTCCACCAACACTGGCCCTTCAGTCCCACATCACTTACATCACTGGATCAGAAGGAAAGAGGCCCGAACTGGGTCACAGCAGTGTACAGGAAGGGTCAGGAGCGATAGGGGAGTATGGGAACTGCTAACCTCAGTTTGATTCTGATAAACCAGGCACACAAGCTTAACCTCTGCCCTGCTTAAATGAAGTGGAACAGACCATGGGGCACTGGGCATAACGCCAGCCTCCCTCAAAGTAACAGCATCACTAATGCAAAGTGAGCTGTACTTTTATGCAAAGACAAAAAGCACAGCACACCGGTTCATTAAAATTCCCCAGCTCACCTACATGGCTTGTGAAGCAGAGGTTGTCAGGTATAATTCTCAAGTGCTGTTCTCAAACAAATCAAAGCAGACAGTCAGACAGCCAGATCACACCTCTCTCCAAAGCCTCGTGCCCAGCCAAGTTGGATTACTGAGTCTTGATGTTGTTGCCCTGCAAAACACAATATATGAAAGCCTGCAACTGTGTTTTAGATGCTAAATTGTGAATTCTCTTTGTACCGTCTCCTTGTATGAGAACCAAAACAGCAGGTTTTTCCCTGAGCATGGTGCTCAGGCTTTTGTGGAGGTTGTGTTTGCATTTTTCATGATTTGAGACCCAGTTAGAAGCCAATCCCACCTCTGTTATCTCTGAAGCTGGTCTCGTGTGATCTACGTCTGTCGTCCAGAATGCCGAACCAACTAACGTCCAGTGAAGGATTCCTGTTTGAACTGGTCAGCTGGTGTACAGACCCCTCTCTCCCTGTGTTAAAGCTTCATTGTTCCCAGGGAAAACGCTCTTGTGTTAGAACTGGCTGTGCCAGATCCTCTCCAAACACAACAAGCAACTCTGTGGGGCTTCGGGCAAGCCAGCTGTGTTTAAAACTCTGAGCAGTTATGTATCGTGGTGTGTAAAAGAGCAAATTCTGTTTGTGCAGTCTTATTTGATTAATGTTTAATTAAGCGTGAACTTTCAGTCGGTTTGGCTTGTTATGCaagaacattttgttatttttggttttTAGGGGTCAATGACAAGTAAGAACGTCCATGATGAAGAAAAAtgttaggaaaaaaaataatacactagatatattatttatttttattagatatcTAATAATATACCAGAACTATATTAAAACATGTGCCAAGTTAGTTGTTCTTAGAAATGTCTGTTTTCAAGTTGGTTTcatgaaaaaactttttttcaagtTAGTTTAACCGGGTTTTCCTTACAACTTGAAtacatcttaatattttttacttcaaaaacgatatgttttaaaatatattaaaatatatatttttagtttttttattaagaattgtCTGTTGAACTTCATTCTTTTAATTACCTTTCCTTCATTATGGTATCGTCctgacatttttaactttatgaCAAAACTCTAAAGTCTGAATTATATTCATTGTAAATTCATTgcaatgtaacatttttaaataagtgcATATaatcattttttgcatttttgtagcAGATGACTCTGAAATGCATAAATAGAAGAAAACACCACAACGTACAAATTAAATATGCACTTTTATATTCAATATGGAGATGCAATAATTGCACTCTTGCAGCACCTTTATCATTTATATAGGTGTTCAGTGACAGTACATAGTACATTCTGTTTGGACGCATGCCTAGAATGCAGCGAATAAAGTTCACGTCATGTTACCTATTTTGCATGTCCTAATGACTCTATAAAGGAGCGACCTTCTATGACTCAACTGTGACGTGCGTCAAATGATTATCAGATTAAAAATGCAACTAGAGACGTTGTCAGGTCATAAACTTTGATAATTAGTCATACAGCAGGTAGTAATGAGGACTCAAAACATGATATTTAGTGTAGTTGttgatttattcaaaatgtacaaattcTGACACATAAATATGAACATCCCCCAACAAACAAGTACTGAGTGACAAACTGGCACATTTGAATGTGGAACAgtggatataaaaaaaatgcttcactCGAAGCAATACATTGATTCTTTTTGTAGCATGataaacttaacaaaaaaaaaaatcagatgctGCAAGTTCATAGTTTAGAAAAGGGAATTGCTAAAGTGCATTTAAACATCTCTTGTCGTTCAGGGAAGCACACAATGTAGGTTCAGCTAGAAATGACACCAGTAGCCCTCAAACTTGGGAGAACCTACTGCATTGAGATGTTGAGTAAACCTCTTGACAGTTAACACATACACTTGTTGAACTACTTTAGTGGTCGACCCTTCTCCAATCTGATTTCAACATTTGTGCATTCCCAAACAAGTGATCCATAAAGCTTATTCTGGTTCCCCTGTCCACCGGGACAACAAACCCCTGGGAACATGATGGTTGGACATTCTGGATAAAACCAATGGAGGACAACACATCACCTGATGTATACATTGGATTTTTTATGATGACTATGGCAGCTTTGGTACTCAATCCTTCCTTTTCAAGACTTTACATGAACGCTAGGGTGCTAGGACACGTGTAACACTTCAGACACAAGGACAAAGACTTTAGGGATAGGTCTTCATCATTTACAAGTTCATGTCCAGTGTTGTCCTTCATGAGAACTCAGTGTACCACAAGACCTGTTGACATTTTGTAACACTTGTACTGTTGTAAAAGTTCCATGTGATCGTCCCACTGCTGCTACAATCCAACAACTAAAGTGGTAAATCAATAAAGTTCTATTGCGGTCTCTGAACTGTATTTATCCAGAACCATTTGACTGATAAAACTCAGCCCGCCGAAACAATAATTCCAGGAGCGCAGGGACACAAACGGCCCATGGCACGTCACCAGCAGAGCCACCATAGAGGCCTACAACCACATCCAGCTCACGTCCCATTACCAAACAGTCATCTTTTTCTCTTCTGCTGCCTCATCATCTTTCTCCGCTTGATGATCATGGAGTGGAGACGTTCCAGGCCTTCTTGTAGACCTTCTCCGATGATGGCACAGGCCGGTTGGAGGTGCCAAGGAGTATGGGAGCCGAGTTCGTTAAGTGCCAACATCTGTTCGACTTCACCTAGTGGCAACGCGCTGCGCAGGTCCTGCTTGTTAGCCACCACCAACACGGGCACCCCCTGGTTCTCCTGTAGCCGTGTGATCTTATGCAACTCCGTCTTGGCCTCCTCCATGCGTTCTGCATCTACAGAGTCCACTACAAACACGAGGCCGTCGGCACACCGCGTATAGGAGCGCCACAGAGGCCGGAGCTTTTCCTGACCTCCTACATCCCAGAAATGAAAGGTTGCAGTCCGGCTTTTCCCACCAAGAGTCACCTTGATCTTCTCTGTGTTGAAGCCTTTGGTGGGAACCGTGTTCACAAACTCATTAAAGCGTAGCCGGTACAATACGGTAGTCTTACCGGCACAGTCCAAGCCGAGAATAACAATGTGCAGGGCCTGAAAGGACGGCAGGCATGGAAAGAGGGCATGGGGCTCTGATAATCCATTCCCCATCTTGTTCCGCCACTGTGATGAGGATGAAAGTGAACGCGGAGACTCAGGAGACCAGGTGTCGCCGCTGCTACTGCTGATGCTTCACCAAATATTCACAAGGCTTCTCTCGTTCCCCTGAGAAGCTGCTGCTGCTATAACCTGAAACCAAATGAAAAAGAAGATGATGCAATGAGCCCAGCAGTGAAGCACCAtgacacacacacttttacagcTCTCTGTTACTTGGCTGTTCATTCTAAGTAAGCATGCTTCTCTCTTTGTCATTCTAAAAGGCACACACATTCAGCCTAGCTGGGTGTCATTCAGTTCCACTGATGGGGAATGAAGGATGAAACAGCAGGAAGCCCATTTGCACATGTAGCGCCACAGGGGCACCAGAATTACGCATCGGTAAAAATCCTAGCGCGCAAAGGCTCCTGTTCATCTATTCTTGCCATTTTATTGTTCAACAGTAGTTGCCAGTTGCAAATAGAGGAAAAACGCACAAGCTGGCCAGCGTAAACGGGGAAAACACGAGTCTGTCGCAGATCTCTATGGCCATCTGTAAAAGCGCTTTAGGAGGGGCTCATCTCCATACATAAAGACAtgaattttgtcatcattttctccCAACAAGTGATTCAACATGagattcattattattttgtgcgCTAAAATGCTTAACGGGCACCAGAACGCTAAAAATGTATTACCAAAATAATAAGTTGCTCTAAACTAAATTATTACATAGACGAATGCTATTTTTCTACAATTTAAGCGTTGTATGCACCCACGTATGGAAATACAATCTCATTCGGCACCCACCTTATTTAGTGCGATCCCTGCGTTACTCGTTAGATGAAAATGTGTACGACTATTTCCAAAATATTGTTGCCATTCAGATCAGCTGAGCCGACAAGTGTATCCACTCCCTGTAACAGCGCCTGTTTCACTGACTCTACAGCGCGCTGCCGTCCACTTCATTCCAGCAGGGTTGGCCCCGCCCACTGTGTAGAACTAAgcgctgattggttgagttcagtGAGCGCGTGTTATTTTCCTTGGAGTTTGATTAGTGAAAAGTCAAGCCCGTTGTCGTTTTGGACACACCTTTTCACCACCTGTTCGTGTCGCTCGAGGCGTTTACAGTTTAAGAGACGCGCTTACAGGTGAGCGTCACTAGGTTATCAGTAGCCTAATTCAGTTCTTTAACTAGTATCCAAAAAGATGGGTGTGcaggttttgtttatgttttgttaatGTTTAGTTGGAAACCGATTAAAGGTTCAGTGAATCATTTTAGAGTAAATAACAAACTGATTCAGCCCGTTTTGTTAACGTGTCTGAGCAATTaattcaaaagaaccgattcaaaAGAGTTAATCATTCACGAAACGAATCTCACTGGTTCTGATTCTAACAAATGACTAAAGCAAAGGACCCCAGTAAAAGAGTCTTTAACTTTAAACGAAGTAAAGAAAAGCCAGGTCAAAGTGTGAAAACTAACTGAACTGTTGTGTATTGGAAAGCAAAATGCAATACACATTAGTGAGCCAACGCTGTCAAAGAAAGGGGTTTTAAAGTGTCAGAAGAATTAGCGGCGCTATCAGTACACCATTAGCCCGTGATGGACGTGCTGTCACGCACACCACACATCCATTCACACACTGAACAGCCGTAGACTCCCGTGAACATTCGTCTTGCGTATTCAAACAATCGTTCGTCTGACTCTGAGCTACTTTATAAACTTGTCAATTCAGTATAAATTAGTCTATCATTTAAAAAGATGACACTAGAACCCCATTTTTATGTCTTATGTTATGTGCATATTCAACAAAGTTTAACACAATACTAAACAAGACTACGTTTAAGAAATGCAAACAGGTTTTAATGTTGTATTTCTTTCAATCAAGCCTTTTTGGTAACAGCTTTGCGGTTTTGAAAATCTAAACTTATTTTAAGTAACACATGGTATTTCCATTAGATTAAATCAACCTATAATTTGGATGAGGGATTTCGTACGTAAAACGTTTTGTTTCACTTGTGCGCCATCTCGTGGTATTTGGAAGAATGGGCTCTGATTATTCACCCTTTACTTAACTCAATTAAGCCCATATTATGCCtgaaaccttataaacagtaacttaaataacacacgtactctttttgccactgttaagagactgacaaacccccaagtcagattcccagtgaaatgctctcaaatagcaaatgcaatgagtttgcatccttcttttctgagaagatcatcaatatcaggaaggcgattagcacatccttaAGTAATGCAGAAGTCAGACAGAatcggccacaatatcaaaaagatactatgtctatttttgaagcaactgattgcaaaattctggaagacataaaatcgtcaacctgctatcttgacacacttcccacatatttattttttcaaaagtgtgcttaactgcttagaagcagatcttttagaagtggtgaacgcctcacttctttctgggacatttccaaactccttaaaaactgcagttgttaagcccctcctgaaaaagagcaatcttgataacaccattttgagcaattttagaccaatatctaatcttccttttataggcaaaattatagaaaaggtcgtttttaatcagatgaacaaatacttaaactcaaatggatacctggacaattttcaatctggttttcaaccacatcacagcacagagacagcactcattaagataataaatgatgaaaataatgaaaatattggtgctggtattgctagatctcagtgctgcgtttgacactgtcgatcataacatactcctacagagactggaaaactgagtcgggctttctgggatggtactcaaatggttcagatcatacttagaagggagaggctattatgtgagtctatgagagcataagtctaagtggacgtccatgacatgcggagtcccacaagggtcaattcttgcaccgctcttgtttagcctgtacatgctcccactaagtcaaataatgagaaagaaccaaattgcatatcacagctatgctgttgataccagatttacct encodes the following:
- the arl4ab gene encoding ADP-ribosylation factor-like 4ab → MGNGLSEPHALFPCLPSFQALHIVILGLDCAGKTTVLYRLRFNEFVNTVPTKGFNTEKIKVTLGGKSRTATFHFWDVGGQEKLRPLWRSYTRCADGLVFVVDSVDAERMEEAKTELHKITRLQENQGVPVLVVANKQDLRSALPLGEVEQMLALNELGSHTPWHLQPACAIIGEGLQEGLERLHSMIIKRRKMMRQQKRKR